In Exiguobacterium sibiricum 7-3, a genomic segment contains:
- a CDS encoding PH domain-containing protein has translation MTRRVHPLFILMTTLTQLRSLVIPIAVILFNDLKNDGFGMYTMIGVVVISFLLLVFGIISWYFYTFTIDEQSIRVNKGIFRKSERTTQRQRIESIGINQNLLERILGLATLTVETSSDSGKPEVELKGVRLEFAKQLKSTIATEMPKPVENAESAATYTVGLMDLVKAGALSGRLGLALVGFGAVYQFANRFIEKYISRAFDELLHLSLILLLILGGILLLLIYLGSILVFVLRYGSFRATLEKQRMTIGYGLLNRTEIVFHQDKVQALVIEESWIKRRLKRAHLSLHIISASGEEEKLLLHPFIRTSEIDAFLVEFLPRFQLQHPTNRAVDRGFFYVVRWPLLGYSLGLVLLNGAMLYGLPEPFRYFGLPFILLLPVYYAIARSGYQNTRYGHHDDLFVLRKELVNRETIYAPRLKIEAFSSQVSRFLEHKDILKFQLTLRGSSVFHAGYFTQAEFEDVLEWYQQTFLKAQTPPAGTPLSGDE, from the coding sequence ATGACACGACGGGTTCATCCTTTGTTCATCTTAATGACGACGCTGACACAGCTTCGGTCACTCGTCATCCCGATTGCCGTCATTTTGTTTAATGATTTGAAAAATGACGGATTTGGAATGTATACGATGATTGGTGTCGTGGTCATCAGTTTCCTCTTACTCGTGTTCGGCATCATTTCTTGGTACTTTTATACGTTTACGATTGATGAACAGTCGATTCGGGTCAACAAAGGAATCTTTCGAAAAAGTGAACGGACGACGCAACGCCAACGAATTGAGTCGATCGGTATCAATCAAAACCTGCTGGAACGGATTCTTGGTTTAGCGACACTGACCGTTGAGACTTCATCAGACAGTGGCAAACCGGAAGTCGAATTAAAAGGGGTCCGGCTCGAGTTTGCCAAGCAATTGAAGTCGACGATTGCAACAGAGATGCCAAAACCAGTCGAAAACGCGGAGTCGGCTGCCACCTATACCGTCGGCTTGATGGATTTAGTCAAGGCAGGCGCGTTATCAGGCAGACTGGGTCTTGCGCTTGTTGGGTTTGGAGCCGTCTATCAGTTTGCCAACCGGTTCATTGAAAAATACATCAGCCGGGCGTTTGATGAGCTGTTGCATTTATCGCTCATATTGTTACTGATCCTCGGCGGGATTCTATTGCTTTTGATTTATCTTGGATCAATTTTAGTATTCGTCCTTCGCTACGGTTCTTTTCGGGCAACGCTTGAAAAACAGCGGATGACCATCGGGTACGGTCTCCTGAACCGGACAGAAATTGTGTTTCACCAAGACAAGGTACAAGCACTCGTCATCGAAGAAAGCTGGATCAAACGGCGTTTGAAACGGGCCCATCTCTCCTTACACATCATCTCGGCAAGTGGCGAAGAAGAGAAGCTGTTGTTACACCCCTTCATCCGCACCAGTGAGATTGATGCTTTTTTAGTGGAGTTTTTACCGCGTTTTCAATTACAACATCCAACCAATCGGGCCGTTGATCGGGGATTTTTTTACGTCGTCCGTTGGCCGCTGCTCGGTTACAGCCTGGGATTAGTCCTGCTGAACGGAGCGATGCTGTATGGATTACCGGAACCTTTCCGTTACTTCGGTTTACCGTTCATCCTGCTGTTACCGGTCTACTACGCCATCGCCCGGTCCGGCTATCAAAATACCCGCTATGGACATCACGACGATTTGTTTGTCTTACGAAAAGAGCTCGTCAACCGGGAAACGATTTATGCACCCCGTCTGAAGATTGAAGCCTTTTCCAGCCAAGTGTCCCGTTTTCTCGAGCACAAGGATATTTTGAAGTTTCAGCTCACATTACGCGGTTCCAGCGTGTTTCATGCCGGTTACTTTACACAGGCGGA
- a CDS encoding PH domain-containing protein, which translates to MQSNQPTEDWQHLPRASITAERQYVGIKYTIYLLLIGTATVIQIKWLDLSPWWMWILAGLWTGFFLLQFVYVPKIRQRYFKYRVDDEFLVVEFGIFILRHVVTPLVKVQIIDTSSGPLLRRLNLMNMNVHTASGQIELPGLEVTQAGILRQRIERFAKLEEQEEESL; encoded by the coding sequence ATGCAATCAAATCAACCGACCGAGGACTGGCAACACTTGCCACGTGCCTCGATAACCGCCGAACGTCAATACGTCGGCATTAAGTATACCATTTATCTGTTGCTCATCGGAACGGCAACCGTGATTCAGATCAAGTGGCTGGATTTATCTCCCTGGTGGATGTGGATTCTGGCCGGTTTGTGGACAGGATTCTTTTTGCTTCAGTTCGTGTACGTCCCGAAGATTAGACAACGGTATTTTAAATACCGGGTCGATGATGAATTTTTAGTCGTCGAATTCGGAATCTTTATCTTACGACATGTTGTGACACCACTGGTCAAAGTACAGATCATCGATACGTCGTCCGGTCCGTTGCTCCGCCGCTTGAACTTGATGAACATGAACGTCCATACAGCATCCGGTCAAATTGAATTGCCCGGACTGGAGGTCACACAAGCAGGAATCTTAAGACAACGGATTGAACGATTCGCGAAACTTGAGGAACAGGAGGAGGAGTCGTTATGA